A single window of Tiliqua scincoides isolate rTilSci1 chromosome 10, rTilSci1.hap2, whole genome shotgun sequence DNA harbors:
- the LOC136661359 gene encoding zinc finger protein 574-like: MAEELSSSVFFQHQYMCSECGLLYNTLEEVLIHQQSHLGEPCESPAAATVVDTGSQQDNRYQCLECGCILWSPDELLAHQEVHPREVPTRPQPSPAATGQIHYQCNECNELFPSTSLWLAHRQTHQKQEASGDSQPPSQPAPSPPSQSSLPETSQPSCLVSSKASLPLPLQPVPPIYPYECSECSCLFLTPEELLEHQGEHFTEIEKEKGEPPEVAVQEVCSPHLSPPPYPEEPLVAPPPAQTLCCNECKQTFSTAEGLQRHQQEHVVSNEEFLCGECQRGFMTAKRLLAHQRVHVDGTYECPNCNKIFKKAASLEQHMRIHKGEALYLCVDCGLGFSTEMTLIMHRKSHTANPLHRCHCGKTFSNMTKFLYHRRTHAGKSGVPPTRAPTDQTPSQPPEPVPADGELTVDGGSSSSLPGTSSAEVPSTGFLCPQCGKSFSTHIRMVRHKRVVHVLERKHKCPTCGKKFKKLVHVRNHLRTHTGERPFQCSECGKTFVSQANLARHHVTHTGERPYQCQVCSKRFTQSSNLRQHRLLHMAPNGEGPHSCEDCGAAFPRAHQLALHRTVHTGCLPFPCPHCDKSFPRRHLLELHQLSHSGDEPHRCPDCGALFVMASKLQEHRCARRHEHATSQSFLCMSCGKYMGSLAKLALHQLVHSGQRPYPCPLCGKAFTTPSGLSRHQQRHSGLRPHKCPICAKTFVAASGLQLHQRIHTGERPFPCPECGKAFRQATHLREHRRLHTGERPYHCPDCDKAFVQSMHLAEHRRIHTGERPHPCPLCPKTFKTLSNLRSHRKTHTELTSGQDVLQSAGSLAATGQPTQTIMCTEFGETIAIIESTEPLPLVETIEIYQATLEGNIQVNAFV, encoded by the coding sequence ATGGCAGAAGAGCTGTCGTCATCTGTGTTTTTCCAGCATCAGTACATGTGCTCAGAGTGTGGACTTCTGTACAACACTTTGGAGGAGGTGCTGATCCATCAGCAGAGCCACTTAGGGGAACCCTGCGAGTCCCCAGCTGCTGCTACTGTTGTTGACACAGGATCCCAGCAGGACAACCGCTACCAGTGCCTGGAATGTGGGTGTATCTTGTGGTCACCCGACGAACTGCTAGCTCACCAAGAAGTGCACCCCAGGGAAGTGCCAACCCGGCCTCAGCCTTCTCCAGCAGCCACAGGACAGATCCACTACCAGTGTAATGAGTGTAATGAACTCTTTCCTTCCACTAGCCTATGGCTGGCACATCGCCAAACACACCAGAAACAGGAGGCCTCGGGTGACTCCCAGCCACCTTCCCAACCAgctccatcaccaccctcccagtCATCTCTTCCAGAAACCTCCCAGCCATCTTGCTTGGTATCTTCCAAAGCATCGCTTCCATTGCCTCTTCAGCCAGTTCCACCCATATACCCCTATGAGTGTTCTGAGTGTTCCTGTCTTTTCCTAACACCTGAAGAACTGTTGGAGCACCAGGGTGAACACTTCACAGAGATtgaaaaagagaagggggagCCCCCTGAGGTGGCAGTGCAGGAGGTTTGCAGTCCacacctctcccccccaccatatCCTGAGGAACCCCTAGTGGCACCTCCCCCTGCTCAGACTCTCTGTTGTAATGAGTGTAAGCAGACCTTTAGTACAGCAGAGGGACTGCAGCGGCATCAGCAAGAGCACGTGGTGAGCAATGAGGAGTTTCTTTGTGGTGAGTGCCAGCGTGGCTTCATGACCGCCAAGAGGTTGTTGGCTCACCAGCGGGTGCACGTAGATGGAACATACGAGTGTCCCAATTGCAACAAGATCTTCAAAAAGGCAGCTTCTCTTGAGCAGCACATGCGCATCCATAAAGGGGAAGCCCTCTACCTCTGTGTGGACTGTGGACTTGGCTTCTCTACAGAGATGACCTTGATCATGCATCGCAAGAGCCATACTGCCAATCCCCTGCACCGCTGCCACTGCGGCAAGACCTTTAGCAACATGACCAAGTTTCTTTATCATCGGCGTACACATGCTGGCAAGAGTGGGGTTCCACCCACCCGTGCCCCAACAGACCAGACGCCCAGCCAGCCTCCCGAGCCAGTGCCTGCAGATGGGGAATTAACTGTCGACggcggctcctcctcctctctgcctggaACGTCATCAGCAGAAGTGCCCAGTACTGGGTTCCTGTGCCCTCAGTGTGGCAAGTCATTTTCTACCCACATCAGAATGGTGCGGCACAAGCGGGTCGTGCATGTTCTAGAGCGCAAGCACAAGTGCCCCACATGTGGGAAAAAGTTTAAGAAGCTGGTGCACGTACGTAACCACCTGCGAACACACACTGGGGAGAGGCCATTCCAGTGCTCAGAGTGCGGAAAGACCTTTGTCTCCCAGGCCAACCTGGCACGACACCATGTTACACATACTGGCGAGCGGCCCTATCAGTGCCAGGTTTGCAGCAAGCGCTTCACCCAGTCCTCCAATCTTCGCCAGCACCGTCTCTTGCACATGGCCCCCAATGGAGAAGGGCCACACTCCTGCGAAGACTGTGGGGCAGCATTTCCTCGGGCTCACCAATTAGCCTTGCACCGGACTGTTCACACGGGTTGTTTGCCCTTCCCATGCCCACACTGTGATAAATCCTTCCCACGCCGCCACCTTCTGGAACTGCACCAGCTTAGCCATTCTGGGGATGAGCCCCATCGCTGCCCGGACTGTGGTGCTCTTTTTGTGATGGCTTCCAAGTTGCAGGAACACCGCTGTGCCAGGCGTCACGAACACGCCACCTCACAGTCTTTCCTCTGCATGTCTTGTGGCAAGTACATGGGTTCCCTGGCCAAGCTGGCACTTCACCAACTGGTACATTCAGGCCAGCGTCCTTACCCTTGTCCGCTCTGTGGGAAAGCCTTCACCACCCCTAGTGGGCTGAGCCGGCACCAACAGCGCCACTCTGGCCTGCGCCCTCACAAGTGCCCCATTTGCGCCAAGACCTTTGTGGCAGCCTCTGGACTGCAGCTACACCAGCGCATCCACACAGGTGAACGCCCATTTCCCTGTCCAGAATGTGGCAAGGCTTTCCGGCAGGCCACCCACCTGCGGGAACACAGACGCTTACACACTGGGGAACGCCCCTACCACTGTCCGGACTGCGACAAGGCCTTTGTACAATCAATGCATCTCGCTGAGCATCGGCGCATCCACACTGGTGAGCGGCCTCATCCCTGTCCTCTCTGCCCTAAGACATTTAAGACTCTTTCCAACCTGCGGAGCCACCGCAAAACTCACACAGAACTGACTTCTGGCCAGGATGTGCTCCAGTCTGCTGGGTCTCTTGCAGCCACTGGTCAGCCCACCCAAACCATCATGTGCACTGAGTTTGGAGAGACCATTGCAATAATTGAGAGTACTGAGCCCCTCCCCTTGGTGGAAACCATAGAGATTTACCAGGCGACCCTTGAAGGCAACATCCAGGTGAATGCATTTGTATAG
- the GSK3A gene encoding glycogen synthase kinase-3 alpha, giving the protein MNFSTVQVFKPRTPLEAISLCSRLLEYTPATRLSPLEACANSFFDELREPNTRLPNGRDLPPLFNFSPVELSIQPGLNPNLIPPHIRSQAGSVGTVPGPTTAHNEGRMGSDRSQVTPGDGAGPIANTS; this is encoded by the exons ATGAACTTCTCAACTGTGCAG GTGTTCAAGCCCCGCACACCACTGGAGGCTATCTCGCTGTGCAGCCGGCTGCTGGAGTACACCCCCGCCACCCGCCTCTCTCCGCTTGAGGCCTGCGCCAACAGCTTCTTCGATGAGCTACGCGAGCCCAACACACGGCTGCCCAATGGCCGTGACCTGCCCCCGCTCTTCAACTTCAGCCCTGTGG AACTATCCATTCAGCCTGGCCTCAACCCCAACCTCATTCCACCACACATTCGGTCCCAGGCTGGCTCAGTGGGAACCGTGCCTGGCCCCACAACTGCGCACA ATGAAGGGAGAATGGGAAGTGACAGGAGCCAGGTGACGCCAGGAGACGGCGCAGGACCCATCGCCAACACATCCTGA